Within the Candidatus Hydrogenedentota bacterium genome, the region GAAATCGCCTTCGGGTCCCACGGCGAGGGCTATGTTGTCTCCTTTGACAGCCGCGCGCAGTGGAATGGGTTGGGCGCCGGCGGTCGCTATCAGGAGAGCGGACCACACGCCCGTCAAGGCGGTCGGCAAGTCCTGGGCCAGTGCGAACTCGGGCAGCCACAGCCGGCCGCACTGTTTGCATGACTCGATGGCCCAGCGCCGCCATTTTTCGCTCATTGACGGGGGGCGCTCGGAACGCTCCGACGGGTAGAACACGAAATGGCCTACGCCGATCTCCGTGCAGCGACGGATAAGTTCCTCGATGGATTTGTCGCGGTGAAGCGAGGCCTGGAGGAGGGTCAACGTGCGCAACTCGGGCTGGGTGTTGCGTTCTTTCGTAATCTTCACCGTCACATCCTGCCGTGTGCTGCGGGCGACCCGCCCGTGAAGCTCGCGTCCCATCCCGTCGAACAAGTGTACGGGATCGTCGTGCTGCACCCGCACCACATGCAGCGCGTGGTGGGCTTCGGGGCCCTCGAGCACCGCGGCCCCGCCCTGCACGGCGTCCGGCTCAACGAAAAAACGATGAATATGCGGCATGGCGCAAGGATACCACTCGTGATTTTACGAGGCAATGGCGCGCCGGGCGGA harbors:
- a CDS encoding RsmE family RNA methyltransferase, coding for MPHIHRFFVEPDAVQGGAAVLEGPEAHHALHVVRVQHDDPVHLFDGMGRELHGRVARSTRQDVTVKITKERNTQPELRTLTLLQASLHRDKSIEELIRRCTEIGVGHFVFYPSERSERPPSMSEKWRRWAIESCKQCGRLWLPEFALAQDLPTALTGVWSALLIATAGAQPIPLRAAVKGDNIALAVGPEGDFTPEELDLARAHEARPISLGTATFRSEVAATIACALVRYELGCLGP